Proteins from one Bacteroides mediterraneensis genomic window:
- a CDS encoding hybrid sensor histidine kinase/response regulator transcription factor: MRTLYCLFIFLSIGLWGNAALPTHFQFRHYNIENGVSSNGISSILQDQKGYIWLGTENGLSRFDGNQFVFYQKNNPLYPDFHASSINAICETNTNELWLGTENGVYIYNQVKDTFTPFLEKTSNDTGITSWITHIIQDKEKNIWIATRKQGIFQYNVHTNRLIQYEVPQNDNIIIRILNDTQNNIWVSGPFRLCRLNKVSNTFEEFSIKGEPEGLYSMALWEDTSHNLWIGTWEKGLWKLNPQTHEVQKFLVAEKGIGIRHIHSILEYSPEIFFIGSDEGLTIFNPITQENFLYNQYGEGNESLSDKFIYPMLKDREGGVWIGTYYNGVNYLPPYCGQFLGYSGTDGYSFFRSQIISRFCEGENGEIWIGSDDAGVSCFSPSQGQFVNFPGREQLTNKNVHALCHTGKELWIGTYSDGIYALQTSTGHIRKYNMEDGLDESSIYCLFQDSHGQIWTGSMSGVCVYNPQDDRFTRVKNLDALIIEMAEDIKGNIWIATQGKGVFKYSPQNQVWKKYGQPEGLDCPTINHLCINRENELWVATTEGLYLFNPLEDTFSYHPLNIPNKCINAILEGEDCLWLTTAKGLVKYTPTTKATQIFTKSDGLQSEAFIMASALKTRNGEFYIGCINGFNTFYPHQLKLNTQKPNVVLTGLEIFNKKIETQEEGILPEAIDHLEEIHLPYKDNVITLTYAALSYCTPQKNQYAYILEGFDKEWNYVGAQHSTTYTNLPAGTYTFRVKASNNDNVWNEEGTSIRIIVHPPFYFSLPFKIGYFLLFVLAIGLLLRYVVRRSEKKHAKAIDELNSKKEKEIHEAKINFFTMIAHEIRTPVSLIIGPLEKVMQSTHIPSNERQELEIIDRNSQRLLYLVNQLLDFRKVEQKEMRMRFTSQSVRELMEGVCERFSPTLHQKGVSFSVVYPEKDFHADVDKEAITKVLSNLLTNANKYTESMIEVRFQEQPEQQTFSIQVKDNGKGMNEEELSKIFKPFYQASENKPGTGIGLSIVKGIVEAHHGKVEVTSQPGMGSAFIITLPQKQEKQTNENGEILSAGPLPEDIIPEQNVTVPPAKVLPIMLIVDDNEDMLHFLSSHFQNNYTIVTASDGTEALHKLKEQEVSLIISDWMMPHMNGIDLCKAVRGNQLTSHIPFILLTAKTGTDAKIASMNCGADAYIEKPFSLQYLEACIKNLLELRLQLRQKFSQMPTVSINSIAANQTDKVFLEKMNHLIEENLNNDQLSVDFLAEKLCISRSGLFVKLKGLANTTPNEMIQIIRLKKAASLLLENQYRINEVSYMVGFNNPSYFSKCFQKQFGMKPGEYIASHTSQPAGSPTEKE; the protein is encoded by the coding sequence ATGAGGACACTTTATTGCTTATTCATTTTCCTGTCGATTGGCCTATGGGGAAATGCCGCGCTTCCCACTCACTTCCAATTCCGTCATTACAACATTGAAAATGGAGTTTCTTCCAATGGCATATCCTCCATTCTACAAGACCAGAAAGGCTATATCTGGTTGGGAACGGAAAACGGTTTAAGCCGATTCGACGGGAATCAATTTGTCTTCTACCAAAAAAACAACCCACTTTATCCTGACTTTCATGCCAGCTCCATAAATGCCATCTGCGAAACAAACACCAATGAACTATGGTTAGGGACAGAAAACGGAGTATATATCTACAACCAGGTAAAAGATACATTTACCCCTTTTCTGGAAAAGACAAGCAACGATACGGGCATCACCTCGTGGATAACCCACATCATCCAAGACAAAGAAAAGAATATATGGATTGCCACCCGCAAGCAAGGTATATTCCAATACAACGTACATACGAACAGACTTATACAATATGAAGTGCCCCAAAACGACAACATCATTATCCGTATACTAAACGACACTCAAAACAACATCTGGGTCTCCGGACCTTTCCGCCTCTGCCGACTTAACAAGGTCAGCAACACCTTCGAAGAATTCTCTATCAAGGGAGAACCTGAAGGACTGTATTCCATGGCTTTATGGGAAGACACATCCCACAACCTCTGGATTGGTACCTGGGAGAAAGGGCTCTGGAAACTGAACCCACAGACGCACGAAGTGCAAAAGTTCCTGGTTGCTGAAAAAGGTATAGGGATACGTCATATTCATTCCATTTTAGAATATTCCCCCGAAATCTTTTTCATAGGCTCCGACGAGGGACTAACCATCTTCAACCCGATTACCCAAGAAAACTTTCTCTACAATCAATACGGAGAAGGCAACGAGTCATTATCAGACAAGTTCATTTATCCGATGCTGAAAGACCGAGAAGGCGGCGTGTGGATAGGCACCTATTACAACGGAGTAAATTACCTTCCTCCCTATTGCGGACAATTTCTCGGATATTCCGGCACGGATGGTTACTCATTTTTTAGAAGTCAGATTATCAGCCGCTTCTGTGAAGGGGAAAATGGAGAGATATGGATTGGCTCGGACGATGCGGGAGTAAGTTGCTTTTCTCCATCTCAAGGCCAGTTTGTGAACTTTCCTGGAAGAGAACAGCTGACCAATAAAAATGTCCATGCCTTATGCCACACAGGAAAAGAACTTTGGATTGGTACCTACAGCGACGGAATATACGCCTTACAAACTTCCACCGGACACATCAGAAAATACAATATGGAGGACGGACTGGACGAAAGCAGCATCTATTGCCTTTTTCAAGACAGTCACGGACAAATCTGGACTGGCTCCATGAGCGGAGTCTGTGTATATAATCCGCAGGATGACCGTTTTACACGGGTCAAAAACCTGGATGCCCTGATTATCGAAATGGCAGAAGACATTAAAGGAAACATCTGGATTGCCACTCAAGGAAAAGGAGTCTTTAAATATTCGCCACAAAATCAGGTATGGAAAAAATATGGCCAGCCTGAAGGACTGGACTGCCCGACCATTAACCATCTCTGCATCAATCGTGAAAATGAATTATGGGTAGCCACCACAGAAGGACTCTACCTATTTAATCCACTGGAAGACACATTTTCCTATCATCCTCTCAATATACCCAACAAATGCATCAACGCCATTCTGGAAGGAGAAGACTGCCTGTGGCTCACCACCGCCAAGGGACTGGTGAAATACACACCGACCACAAAAGCCACACAGATTTTCACCAAGAGTGACGGACTGCAAAGTGAAGCCTTCATCATGGCTTCAGCCCTGAAAACCCGTAACGGAGAATTCTACATCGGCTGTATCAACGGTTTCAATACATTCTATCCACACCAACTGAAACTGAACACGCAGAAGCCGAATGTGGTGCTGACCGGACTGGAAATCTTCAATAAAAAGATAGAAACGCAAGAAGAAGGCATCTTGCCGGAGGCTATCGACCATCTGGAGGAAATCCATCTCCCCTACAAAGATAATGTCATCACCCTGACGTATGCGGCTTTAAGCTACTGTACGCCACAAAAAAACCAGTACGCCTACATTCTGGAAGGATTCGACAAGGAATGGAACTATGTGGGAGCACAGCACAGCACCACCTACACCAACTTGCCGGCAGGCACTTATACCTTCCGGGTAAAAGCCTCTAACAATGACAACGTGTGGAACGAAGAAGGTACGTCCATCCGCATCATCGTGCATCCTCCGTTCTATTTCTCCCTGCCGTTCAAGATTGGCTATTTTCTGCTGTTTGTCCTCGCTATCGGACTGCTGCTGCGTTACGTGGTGCGCCGGAGCGAAAAGAAACATGCCAAAGCCATCGACGAACTGAACAGCAAGAAAGAGAAGGAAATCCATGAAGCGAAAATCAATTTCTTCACCATGATTGCCCATGAAATCCGTACGCCGGTGTCACTCATCATCGGCCCGCTGGAAAAAGTGATGCAGTCCACGCACATCCCGTCCAACGAACGGCAGGAACTGGAAATCATCGACCGCAACAGCCAGCGTCTGCTTTATCTGGTGAACCAGCTGCTCGACTTCCGGAAAGTGGAACAGAAGGAAATGCGGATGCGCTTCACCTCACAATCGGTACGGGAACTGATGGAGGGCGTGTGCGAACGCTTCTCTCCGACTCTCCACCAGAAAGGAGTCAGTTTCTCCGTTGTCTATCCGGAAAAGGATTTCCATGCCGACGTAGACAAGGAAGCCATCACAAAAGTATTGAGCAACCTGCTCACTAACGCCAACAAATATACGGAAAGCATGATTGAAGTCCGCTTCCAAGAACAACCGGAGCAGCAGACTTTCTCTATCCAGGTGAAAGACAACGGGAAAGGAATGAACGAAGAGGAACTGAGCAAAATCTTCAAGCCTTTCTATCAGGCGTCGGAAAACAAACCGGGTACAGGCATCGGACTGAGTATCGTAAAAGGTATCGTGGAAGCGCATCATGGCAAAGTGGAAGTGACCTCCCAACCGGGAATGGGGTCTGCCTTCATCATCACACTTCCACAGAAACAGGAAAAACAGACCAACGAAAACGGGGAAATCCTTTCGGCGGGTCCGCTGCCGGAGGATATCATTCCGGAACAGAATGTGACCGTACCTCCTGCAAAGGTACTCCCTATCATGCTCATCGTGGACGACAACGAAGACATGCTCCATTTCCTGTCTTCGCATTTCCAGAACAACTATACCATCGTAACGGCCTCCGACGGCACCGAAGCGCTCCACAAGCTGAAAGAACAGGAGGTTTCACTGATTATCAGCGACTGGATGATGCCCCACATGAACGGCATCGACCTGTGTAAAGCAGTGAGAGGCAACCAGCTGACCAGTCACATCCCGTTCATTCTGCTGACTGCCAAAACGGGTACGGATGCCAAGATTGCCAGCATGAACTGTGGCGCGGATGCTTACATCGAAAAGCCGTTCTCCCTGCAATACCTGGAAGCCTGTATCAAAAACCTGCTGGAACTGCGCCTGCAACTGAGACAGAAATTCTCGCAAATGCCGACTGTTTCCATCAACTCCATCGCAGCCAACCAGACCGACAAGGTGTTCCTGGAGAAAATGAACCACCTGATTGAGGAGAACCTGAACAACGACCAGCTTTCGGTGGATTTTCTGGCTGAAAAACTGTGCATCAGCCGTTCGGGACTGTTCGTCAAACTCAAGGGACTGGCCAATACCACCCCGAACGAAATGATTCAGATTATCCGGTTGAAGAAGGCGGCCTCCCTGCTGCTGGAAAACCAGTACCGCATCAACGAGGTGAGCTACATGGTGGGATTCAACAACCCGTCGTACTTCAGCAAGTGCTTCCAGAAACAGTTTGGCATGAAACCGGGCGAATACATCGCCAGTCACACGTCCCAGCCTGCCGGTTCACCGACAGAGAAGGAATGA
- the tsaE gene encoding tRNA (adenosine(37)-N6)-threonylcarbamoyltransferase complex ATPase subunit type 1 TsaE has translation MEIKIDSLENIHEAAKKFIAAMGDNTVFAFYGKMGAGKTTFIKAVCEELGVTDVINSPTFAIVNEYRSDENGELIYHFDFYRIKKLEEVYDMGYEDYFYSGALCFIEWPELIEELLPGDAVSVHIDENEDGTRTVRFDENND, from the coding sequence ATGGAAATAAAAATTGATTCACTGGAAAACATCCACGAAGCTGCCAAGAAATTTATCGCAGCCATGGGTGACAACACGGTTTTTGCCTTCTATGGAAAAATGGGGGCAGGAAAGACAACCTTTATCAAGGCCGTATGCGAAGAACTGGGCGTGACGGACGTCATCAACTCACCGACATTCGCCATTGTCAACGAATACCGTTCGGATGAAAACGGAGAACTGATTTATCACTTCGACTTCTACCGCATCAAAAAACTGGAAGAAGTGTACGACATGGGATATGAAGACTATTTCTACAGCGGCGCACTCTGCTTCATCGAATGGCCGGAACTGATTGAGGAACTGCTTCCAGGCGATGCGGTCAGCGTACACATCGATGAAAACGAAGACGGTACCCGCACGGTACGTTTCGACGAGAATAACGATTAA
- a CDS encoding 3-phosphoshikimate 1-carboxyvinyltransferase has product MKCITITPPERIQATIQLPSSKSICNRALIIHALAHSQCKLENLSDCDDTHVMTEALAHMPEVIDIMAAGTAMRFLTAYLSVTPGTHILTGTERMRQRPIQILVEALRSLGADIAYVENEGYPPLKISGQTLKGNCLTLPGNVSSQYISALLMIGPMLEKGLDLTLSGEIVSRPYINLTLKVMRDFGAEVEWTSDCSLHVAPTPYQALPYYIESDWSAASYWYETVALSPQDATVSLPGLFAQSPQGDSKVAELFEQLGVGTKREGQTVTLYQTNSCVKHLEYNFVNQPDLAQTFVVTCAMRGVTFRFSGLQSLKIKETDRMAALIAEMRKLGYVLEESEGSVLAWTGERCEPQNPPVIDTYEDHRMAMAFAPAALRQGALYVRNPQVVSKSYPRFWEDLQQAGFHLTQN; this is encoded by the coding sequence ATGAAGTGCATAACCATTACCCCACCGGAACGCATACAGGCAACCATTCAGTTGCCTTCGTCCAAGAGTATCTGCAACCGGGCACTGATTATCCATGCACTGGCTCACAGTCAGTGCAAATTGGAAAACCTGTCCGACTGCGACGATACGCATGTCATGACCGAAGCGCTGGCTCACATGCCGGAAGTGATTGACATCATGGCGGCGGGAACTGCCATGCGTTTTCTTACAGCTTATCTTTCCGTTACACCCGGTACCCATATCCTGACCGGTACGGAACGGATGCGGCAACGCCCCATCCAGATTCTGGTGGAAGCTCTGCGAAGCCTGGGAGCGGACATCGCATACGTGGAGAACGAAGGCTATCCTCCCCTGAAAATTTCCGGACAGACGCTGAAAGGAAATTGCCTGACCCTTCCGGGAAACGTGAGTTCCCAATACATCTCGGCCTTGCTGATGATTGGTCCGATGCTGGAGAAAGGACTGGACCTGACCCTCAGTGGGGAAATCGTATCACGTCCTTACATCAACCTGACGCTGAAAGTGATGCGGGATTTCGGAGCAGAAGTGGAATGGACTTCCGACTGCAGCCTTCATGTGGCTCCTACTCCCTATCAGGCTTTACCTTATTATATAGAAAGCGACTGGAGCGCAGCTTCCTACTGGTATGAGACAGTAGCCTTGTCGCCACAGGATGCCACCGTAAGCCTTCCGGGACTTTTCGCACAGAGTCCGCAGGGCGATTCAAAAGTAGCGGAACTGTTCGAACAACTGGGCGTGGGCACGAAAAGAGAAGGACAGACCGTCACACTCTACCAGACAAATTCCTGCGTAAAACACTTGGAATATAATTTTGTGAACCAGCCCGACCTGGCGCAGACATTCGTAGTGACATGTGCCATGCGGGGAGTCACTTTCCGTTTTTCGGGACTGCAAAGTCTGAAAATCAAGGAAACCGACCGCATGGCGGCCTTAATCGCAGAAATGCGCAAACTGGGCTACGTACTGGAAGAAAGCGAAGGTTCTGTACTTGCCTGGACGGGTGAACGGTGCGAACCGCAGAATCCGCCAGTCATCGACACGTACGAAGACCACCGCATGGCCATGGCCTTTGCACCGGCGGCATTACGCCAAGGCGCGTTGTATGTGCGCAACCCACAAGTAGTCTCCAAATCATATCCCCGGTTCTGGGAAGATTTGCAGCAAGCTGGTTTTCATCTCACTCAAAACTGA
- a CDS encoding phospholipase: MWILIIILIGVVLFGLVAGFFYNRSVQKKIDRGELTEAPEVKTVDGECCGQHQVCEKESLLAAVSKQIEYYDDEELDRFKGHPSDTYTEKEIDEFREIMYTMKEEEVAGWCRSLQLRGVEIPDELKDELFLIVGERRFH, from the coding sequence ATGTGGATTTTAATCATCATATTAATTGGAGTCGTTCTCTTTGGACTGGTGGCCGGATTTTTCTACAACCGCTCCGTACAAAAGAAGATTGACCGCGGAGAACTGACAGAAGCCCCGGAAGTCAAGACGGTGGATGGGGAATGCTGCGGACAACATCAGGTCTGCGAAAAAGAAAGTTTGCTGGCGGCCGTCAGCAAACAGATAGAGTATTACGACGATGAGGAACTGGACCGCTTCAAGGGGCATCCGTCGGATACTTATACGGAAAAAGAGATTGATGAATTCCGGGAAATCATGTACACCATGAAAGAGGAGGAAGTGGCTGGATGGTGCCGCAGCCTGCAACTCCGTGGCGTGGAAATTCCCGATGAACTGAAAGACGAGCTATTCCTGATAGTCGGAGAACGCCGTTTCCATTAA
- a CDS encoding metal ABC transporter permease, with the protein MNILDLLHYTFFQHALLGSLFASIACGIIGTYIVTRRLVFISGGITHASFGGIGIGLYAGISPILSAAVFSVLSAFGVEWLSKRSDMREDSAIAVFWTFGMAVGIIFSFLAPGFTPDLSSFLFGNILTITRADILLLVVLSLALTAFFTLFLRPITAIAFDREFARSQRIPVSAFEYTLMAFIALTIVACLRMVGIVLAISLLTLPQMTANLFTYSFKRIIWLSIGIGYLGCLGGLLLSYQLRVPSGAAIIFVSILIYVGAKIFCMLRKKRMS; encoded by the coding sequence ATGAATATCCTCGATTTGTTGCATTATACTTTTTTCCAGCATGCGCTGCTGGGTAGTCTTTTCGCCAGCATCGCCTGCGGCATCATCGGCACGTATATCGTGACCCGAAGGCTGGTATTCATCAGCGGGGGTATCACGCATGCCTCGTTCGGAGGCATCGGTATCGGACTCTACGCCGGTATCTCTCCGATTCTGAGCGCGGCAGTGTTTTCTGTGCTGTCGGCTTTCGGCGTGGAGTGGCTCAGCAAACGCAGTGACATGCGCGAAGATTCGGCTATCGCCGTATTCTGGACGTTCGGCATGGCTGTGGGTATTATCTTCAGCTTTCTGGCACCCGGATTCACACCCGACCTTTCTTCGTTCCTGTTCGGCAACATCCTGACCATCACGCGGGCGGACATCCTTTTACTGGTGGTGTTGAGCCTGGCGCTTACCGCCTTTTTCACCCTGTTTCTCCGGCCCATCACGGCCATTGCCTTCGACCGGGAATTTGCCCGTTCCCAGCGCATCCCCGTGAGTGCCTTCGAATATACCCTGATGGCTTTCATCGCACTGACCATCGTGGCCTGCCTCCGGATGGTGGGCATCGTACTGGCCATTTCCCTGCTGACACTCCCGCAAATGACGGCCAACCTCTTTACGTACAGCTTCAAACGCATCATCTGGCTTTCCATCGGCATCGGTTACCTGGGATGCCTGGGCGGCTTGCTGCTGTCATACCAGCTGCGGGTACCTTCGGGAGCGGCCATCATTTTCGTGTCCATCCTGATTTATGTAGGAGCCAAAATATTTTGCATGCTCCGCAAAAAACGAATGAGCTGA
- a CDS encoding immunity 17 family protein: MEVHYFIQALFVLVGLLSLLAAICNWNWFFTAKNTQFVVRNVGRKQARWFYALIGILMVGTGIFFFLSIQGTV; this comes from the coding sequence ATGGAAGTACACTATTTCATACAGGCCTTGTTCGTCCTGGTGGGACTCCTGTCCCTGCTGGCGGCCATCTGCAACTGGAACTGGTTTTTCACGGCCAAAAACACACAATTTGTTGTGAGAAACGTAGGACGGAAACAAGCCCGCTGGTTCTATGCCTTGATTGGTATTCTGATGGTAGGGACAGGAATCTTTTTCTTCTTGTCCATCCAGGGAACGGTGTAA